A part of Thermococcus sp. SY098 genomic DNA contains:
- the gmd gene encoding GDP-mannose 4,6-dehydratase, with the protein MTKRALITGITGQDGAYLAKFLLDKGYEVYGTYRRVSTPNFWRLQALGIFEKINLIPADLVDAASIIEAIKIAEPDEVYHLAAQSFVGASFEQPIGTGDITGLGVTRILEAIRQINPEIKFYNAATSELYGNGSNKPVNEESPFKPASPYAAAKLYGYWMTRIYREAYGIFACNGILFNHESPLRGLEFVTRKISNAVAKIALGIEKELRLGNLDAKRDWGYAPEYVEAMWLMLQQKEPDDYVIATNESHSVREFVEKAFDIVDLDWQEYVKIDKRFFRPIDVNFLQGDYSKAKKKLGWEPKVRFNKLVEIMVKADLERWERWLNGERFPWDAPNYPNETRILTRGLRV; encoded by the coding sequence ATGACAAAACGAGCCTTAATTACTGGTATAACTGGCCAAGATGGTGCATACTTGGCAAAATTCCTTTTAGATAAAGGGTATGAGGTTTACGGTACATATAGGAGAGTTAGTACACCCAACTTCTGGCGTTTACAAGCATTAGGAATTTTTGAGAAAATAAATCTGATACCCGCAGACTTAGTGGATGCAGCTTCTATTATTGAGGCAATAAAAATAGCAGAACCAGATGAAGTTTACCATTTAGCTGCTCAAAGTTTCGTAGGAGCAAGTTTTGAACAACCTATTGGAACAGGAGACATTACAGGTCTAGGAGTAACCAGAATTCTAGAAGCTATAAGACAAATAAATCCAGAAATAAAATTCTATAACGCTGCAACAAGTGAGTTATATGGAAATGGTTCTAATAAGCCAGTAAATGAAGAAAGTCCCTTTAAACCAGCATCCCCCTATGCTGCTGCCAAATTATATGGATATTGGATGACAAGAATCTATAGAGAAGCATATGGGATATTTGCATGTAATGGAATTCTTTTTAATCACGAAAGTCCACTTAGAGGATTAGAATTTGTAACTAGAAAAATATCAAATGCTGTTGCCAAAATAGCTCTTGGAATAGAAAAAGAATTAAGACTCGGAAATTTGGATGCAAAAAGAGATTGGGGGTATGCTCCAGAGTACGTTGAAGCAATGTGGTTGATGCTTCAACAAAAAGAACCAGACGATTACGTCATAGCCACTAATGAATCCCACAGTGTAAGAGAATTCGTAGAAAAAGCCTTTGATATAGTTGATTTAGACTGGCAAGAATATGTCAAGATCGACAAGAGATTTTTCAGACCAATTGATGTTAACTTTTTACAGGGAGATTACTCAAAAGCTAAGAAGAAACTAGGGTGGGAACCTAAGGTGAGATTTAATAAACTTGTGGAAATAATGGTGAAAGCGGATTTAGAAAGATGGGAGAGATGGCTTAATGGAGAAAGATTTCCATGGGACGCCCCTAATTACCCAAATGAGACAAGAATATTAACAAGAGGATTGAGAGTATGA
- a CDS encoding DUF86 domain-containing protein, giving the protein MKRDPRDYVNDILDSIEKIEEFVKGMDYEEFLRDEKTQYAVVRALEIIGEAVKRIPPEIKEKHPEIPWRVMAGMRDRLIHAYFGVDWEVVWLTIKKDIPHVKPLFEKLKRELGE; this is encoded by the coding sequence ATGAAGCGAGACCCGAGAGATTACGTGAATGATATCTTGGACTCAATTGAAAAGATTGAGGAGTTCGTTAAAGGAATGGATTATGAGGAATTTTTGAGGGATGAAAAAACCCAGTATGCAGTTGTTAGGGCTCTGGAGATAATTGGCGAGGCTGTAAAGAGAATTCCTCCGGAAATTAAAGAAAAACATCCGGAGATTCCTTGGAGGGTTATGGCCGGAATGAGAGATAGGTTGATTCACGCTTATTTCGGCGTTGATTGGGAAGTTGTCTGGCTGACCATAAAGAAAGATATCCCTCACGTAAAGCCACTCTTTGAAAAACTGAAGAGAGAACTGGGTGAATAG
- a CDS encoding nucleotidyltransferase family protein: MKTLEEIERILREHKEELKRKFKVKEIGIFGSYVRREAEETSDVDILVDFYETPSLFEFIELEIYLSDLLGVKVDLVMKKALKPRIKEYILREVVYV, translated from the coding sequence ATGAAAACCCTCGAAGAGATCGAAAGGATTTTGCGGGAACATAAGGAAGAGTTGAAGAGAAAGTTTAAGGTTAAAGAGATCGGGATTTTTGGCTCTTACGTGAGGAGAGAGGCTGAAGAAACGAGCGACGTTGACATCCTTGTAGACTTTTATGAGACGCCATCACTTTTCGAATTCATAGAGCTTGAGATATATTTAAGCGACCTGCTTGGGGTTAAAGTTGACTTGGTCATGAAGAAAGCATTAAAACCACGCATAAAAGAGTACATCTTAAGGGAGGTAGTATATGTATGA
- a CDS encoding DUF58 domain-containing protein produces the protein MKREDVLWTLAGISFLHGYLAGNAFSAIFGVGVSSYIVYSQRRFNPKVEVSRIFEEKLEEGKKSKVVLKVKNLGSAVKVKVKEEAPEGVKVEAPDEVVLKPGEEKFIEYFITPEKKGEYEVLTKIYVYDMGELYFEEISLGKYKIDVLPSVDSIREAAKEEYNIRLGEVYKKSILLGLESMELYGLREYLPGDDLRRIDWKASSRLGKLIVKEFLKEKESDVYIVLDATREMRKGARQAKIDYASTLALHLATLLLKKNYSVGMIIYWDDGFKVIRPSRGRDQLNKIRNAIRFKPERGLLSFKSSISLKLSERGRKFLGKLFPRKRRGIAEALLNIKTPSYLILITDLMSNTSQLYRLMLMIRKKHKGIILSPNPILFYSGELDEETLKFLYGKYLEREKTVRKFNSAIPTIDLGPSDYLREIVRELR, from the coding sequence ATGAAGAGGGAAGATGTGCTGTGGACATTAGCCGGAATAAGCTTTCTTCACGGGTATTTAGCGGGCAATGCATTCAGTGCCATCTTTGGAGTGGGTGTTAGTTCATATATTGTTTATTCTCAGAGGAGGTTTAATCCAAAAGTTGAAGTTTCAAGGATTTTTGAGGAAAAGCTGGAAGAGGGGAAGAAAAGCAAAGTGGTTTTAAAGGTCAAAAATCTGGGGAGTGCGGTTAAGGTTAAAGTTAAAGAAGAAGCTCCCGAAGGAGTGAAAGTCGAAGCTCCTGATGAAGTTGTTCTGAAGCCTGGCGAAGAGAAGTTCATTGAGTACTTCATAACCCCGGAAAAGAAGGGAGAATATGAGGTATTAACCAAGATTTATGTCTATGATATGGGTGAGCTTTACTTTGAGGAGATAAGCCTCGGAAAGTATAAGATTGACGTTTTACCTTCTGTGGATTCCATAAGGGAAGCAGCTAAGGAAGAATACAACATCAGGCTTGGTGAAGTGTATAAGAAGAGCATTCTCTTAGGTTTGGAGAGTATGGAGCTCTACGGGCTGAGGGAGTATCTCCCGGGAGATGACCTGAGGAGGATAGACTGGAAAGCCAGCTCGCGTTTGGGAAAGCTGATAGTCAAAGAGTTTTTGAAGGAGAAGGAGAGCGATGTTTACATTGTGCTTGACGCAACAAGGGAGATGAGAAAGGGGGCAAGGCAGGCAAAGATTGACTACGCCTCGACTTTAGCACTGCATCTGGCAACTCTTCTGCTGAAAAAGAACTACAGCGTTGGAATGATAATTTACTGGGACGATGGCTTTAAGGTCATTAGACCGTCAAGGGGAAGGGATCAGCTCAACAAGATAAGGAATGCAATTAGATTCAAGCCAGAGAGGGGTTTGCTGAGCTTTAAGAGCAGCATATCATTAAAGCTGAGTGAGAGAGGGCGGAAGTTTTTGGGGAAGCTGTTTCCAAGAAAGAGGAGGGGCATTGCAGAGGCTTTGTTGAACATCAAAACTCCCTCATATTTAATACTCATAACAGATTTGATGAGCAACACCTCCCAGCTTTATAGGCTGATGCTCATGATAAGAAAGAAGCACAAGGGGATCATCTTATCCCCAAATCCAATCCTCTTTTATTCAGGTGAGCTTGATGAAGAGACTTTGAAGTTTTTGTATGGGAAGTATTTGGAGAGGGAGAAGACCGTTAGGAAGTTCAATTCAGCTATTCCAACGATAGATTTGGGGCCAAGCGATTATTTGAGGGAGATTGTTAGGGAGCTGAGATGA
- a CDS encoding type II toxin-antitoxin system VapC family toxin, producing the protein MGELEALIIDTDILINLLRGNKNTKTHLKKLEEEYLPATTVINVFELYYGAYKSKFRNINVISTQKLLENMVVYPLEKESSILAGEILASLEKEGKPVDIRDLLIGSIAITHELPILTNNTRHFKRLEKFGLKILPGG; encoded by the coding sequence GTGGGAGAATTGGAAGCTCTGATAATAGACACCGATATACTAATAAATTTGCTTAGAGGGAATAAAAACACAAAAACACATTTGAAAAAGCTCGAAGAGGAATATCTCCCGGCAACCACTGTAATAAATGTGTTTGAGCTCTATTACGGAGCATATAAATCAAAATTCAGAAATATAAATGTAATTTCAACCCAAAAGCTACTTGAAAACATGGTAGTGTATCCTTTAGAAAAAGAGAGTTCAATTTTAGCTGGAGAGATTTTAGCAAGCTTGGAGAAGGAAGGGAAACCAGTTGATATCAGAGATCTGCTGATTGGCAGTATAGCAATAACCCATGAGTTACCGATTTTAACGAACAACACAAGACACTTTAAAAGGCTTGAAAAGTTTGGACTAAAAATTCTACCCGGTGGTTAA
- a CDS encoding glycosyltransferase family 2 protein, whose translation MVEVSVVIPTLNEEKTIGRCIEKIKKVFEEYNIDGEIIVADNSTDRTSEIARSMGAKVVTPDGKGYGYAYIYGFRYAKGKYIVMADGDDTYDFLEMPKLLEPLMKGEADLVIGTRLKGKILPGAMPKLHQYIGNPLLTWILNLFFGVGISDAHCGFRAFTREALEKMNLKCPGMEFASEMLIEAKRKGLRIKEVPITYYPREGESKLSSFSDGWRHLKFMLIQAPDWLYFIPSGFFFLVGALLLALGFLKINIGVVPGTYSMVAGSLLIILSYQVMNFGVFAKLYGIKHGYFEDGKFVSWITEHLNLERGILIGLAIFLLGVTYVLYLGHIFLSQGYEKLPFRGEYMIGFTLIVIGLQTIFSSFMISTIVSDEC comes from the coding sequence ATGGTAGAGGTTTCAGTTGTCATACCAACTCTCAACGAAGAAAAAACAATAGGGAGATGTATTGAGAAAATCAAGAAAGTTTTTGAAGAATATAACATCGATGGGGAGATTATAGTTGCCGATAATTCTACCGACAGAACTTCTGAAATTGCCCGCTCTATGGGTGCAAAAGTTGTGACTCCTGATGGCAAAGGTTATGGCTATGCTTACATCTATGGATTTAGGTATGCAAAAGGAAAATATATTGTTATGGCTGATGGTGATGATACTTATGATTTCCTCGAGATGCCAAAGCTTTTGGAACCTTTAATGAAAGGCGAAGCTGATTTAGTTATAGGAACTAGATTAAAAGGGAAAATTTTGCCAGGAGCAATGCCAAAACTGCATCAGTATATTGGAAATCCTCTGTTGACTTGGATTCTAAATCTATTCTTTGGTGTTGGGATTTCAGATGCTCACTGTGGTTTTAGAGCATTTACAAGGGAAGCCTTAGAAAAAATGAACTTAAAATGCCCAGGAATGGAGTTTGCGAGTGAGATGCTGATAGAGGCAAAGAGGAAAGGATTGAGAATTAAGGAAGTCCCAATAACCTACTATCCAAGAGAGGGAGAGTCTAAATTGAGTTCCTTCTCAGACGGGTGGAGACACTTGAAATTCATGTTAATACAAGCTCCAGATTGGCTATATTTTATACCTTCAGGATTTTTCTTCTTGGTTGGAGCTTTATTGCTTGCCTTAGGATTTTTGAAGATTAACATTGGAGTAGTTCCAGGGACTTACTCAATGGTTGCAGGGAGTTTGCTTATTATACTGAGTTATCAAGTCATGAACTTTGGAGTTTTCGCTAAATTATATGGGATAAAACATGGATATTTTGAAGATGGAAAATTTGTAAGCTGGATAACAGAGCACTTAAATCTGGAAAGAGGGATTTTAATAGGTCTAGCCATATTTTTGCTTGGTGTTACTTATGTGCTGTATTTAGGACATATCTTTTTAAGTCAAGGATATGAAAAGTTACCATTTAGGGGAGAGTACATGATTGGGTTTACCTTAATAGTCATTGGGCTTCAGACGATATTTTCCTCGTTTATGATAAGCACGATTGTTAGTGATGAATGCTAA
- a CDS encoding putative toxin-antitoxin system toxin component, PIN family gives MEPRVVIDTNVVISAAINPKGKPGKIIDMIMNGEIVSYTSQEILEELGFKLLSEKVLKYIGDASIALDLLLSFSTMSIIVEPKVHFNVSPDTDDNKFFDVVYEAKADYLISGNIRDIINLRNKDREFKLGTHKFKILTPKEFIEDFPTI, from the coding sequence ATGGAGCCAAGGGTTGTGATTGACACAAACGTGGTAATATCTGCAGCAATAAATCCAAAAGGGAAGCCAGGAAAGATCATTGACATGATAATGAATGGGGAGATAGTCTCATACACCTCGCAGGAAATCTTAGAAGAATTGGGCTTTAAGCTACTCTCAGAGAAAGTGTTAAAATACATAGGTGATGCTTCTATTGCATTAGACTTACTCCTAAGCTTTTCTACAATGTCAATCATTGTGGAGCCAAAAGTGCATTTTAACGTATCTCCAGATACAGACGATAACAAATTTTTTGACGTGGTTTATGAAGCGAAGGCAGATTACTTGATCAGCGGGAACATAAGGGATATAATAAACCTGAGAAACAAAGACAGAGAGTTCAAGCTTGGCACTCATAAATTCAAGATTCTAACACCAAAGGAATTTATCGAAGATTTTCCCACCATCTAA
- a CDS encoding ribbon-helix-helix domain-containing protein, translating to MKTANESRFTIRLPKTLLKSIDELVENGEFNNRSEFVRYAIREALVKLALTKRITEQEARRIWEEYKIKAKEVPEKEIEEVLREVDKEWKKWSQGL from the coding sequence ATGAAAACTGCCAATGAGAGCAGGTTCACAATAAGACTCCCGAAGACATTGCTAAAAAGCATTGATGAACTTGTGGAGAATGGTGAATTTAACAACAGGAGCGAGTTCGTGAGGTATGCAATAAGAGAAGCCCTAGTAAAGTTAGCCCTTACAAAAAGGATAACTGAACAAGAAGCGAGAAGGATATGGGAGGAATATAAAATCAAAGCGAAAGAAGTTCCAGAAAAGGAGATCGAAGAAGTCCTAAGAGAGGTTGATAAGGAGTGGAAGAAATGGAGCCAAGGGTTGTGA
- a CDS encoding type II toxin-antitoxin system VapC family toxin, which translates to MVKRMKHNPGRAVKPELIYMDTGALIAFFDKGDKNHEIVVSYFESSVLEGVKFVVGRPVLAEFLNGASKINGKHVAIQLKNLICSSKYIFIENETEEDWEKAWRLFEKFKDQDGMDLVDCLSFAIMERLEITKAFTFDSDFATYGFTVVPRPLKPKKKQKRK; encoded by the coding sequence GTGGTCAAGCGAATGAAACACAACCCAGGACGTGCAGTAAAACCCGAACTCATCTACATGGACACAGGGGCATTAATTGCCTTTTTCGACAAGGGAGACAAGAATCATGAGATTGTTGTAAGCTACTTTGAATCCTCCGTTCTAGAAGGTGTGAAATTCGTAGTTGGACGGCCTGTCCTCGCAGAATTCCTCAACGGTGCTTCAAAGATAAACGGAAAGCACGTCGCAATACAGCTCAAAAACCTGATTTGCTCAAGCAAATACATATTCATCGAAAATGAGACTGAAGAAGACTGGGAAAAGGCATGGAGACTCTTCGAAAAATTCAAAGATCAAGATGGCATGGATCTAGTGGACTGCCTGAGCTTCGCAATCATGGAACGCCTCGAAATCACCAAAGCCTTCACCTTCGACAGTGACTTTGCAACTTATGGCTTTACAGTAGTTCCCAGACCTCTAAAACCAAAGAAGAAGCAAAAGAGAAAGTGA
- a CDS encoding HD domain-containing protein, translating to MRDIIKEAEEFVRNTFLNTYSPGHDWLHTNRVRKLALTIAEDYNVNKLALELAALFHDIGRIENEKNHAKISAEIAKEFLKNFDIDADTVEIAIKSIEEHDRIDEPTYLEGKILQDADKLDGMGAIGLMRVVESAVLKHMSEYDEENPFGVGFNGDITSWIEKNLKLIPNNKMRTNKYIIEEIIGKELQWINMFWTEKAKKIALRRFEFMKRFIIELFQDLKESGVI from the coding sequence ATGAGGGATATTATTAAAGAAGCTGAAGAGTTTGTCAGAAATACCTTCCTAAATACATACTCACCAGGACACGATTGGTTACATACTAACAGGGTTAGAAAACTTGCTTTAACGATAGCTGAAGATTACAATGTTAATAAACTTGCTCTGGAGTTAGCTGCATTGTTCCATGACATTGGTAGAATTGAAAATGAGAAGAATCACGCCAAAATCTCTGCAGAAATTGCAAAAGAATTCCTTAAGAACTTTGATATTGATGCCGATACAGTAGAGATAGCTATCAAAAGTATAGAAGAACATGATCGTATTGATGAACCAACATATTTAGAAGGGAAAATTCTTCAAGATGCTGATAAGTTAGATGGAATGGGAGCAATTGGCTTAATGAGGGTTGTGGAGTCTGCCGTTTTGAAGCACATGAGTGAATATGATGAAGAGAACCCATTTGGAGTCGGATTTAACGGAGATATAACAAGTTGGATTGAAAAAAACTTAAAACTAATCCCCAATAACAAGATGAGAACCAACAAATATATTATTGAAGAAATTATTGGAAAAGAACTTCAATGGATCAATATGTTTTGGACTGAAAAAGCCAAGAAGATTGCACTCAGAAGATTTGAATTTATGAAAAGGTTTATTATTGAACTCTTTCAAGATTTAAAGGAGAGTGGTGTGATATGA
- a CDS encoding type II toxin-antitoxin system VapC family toxin codes for MIVVDTSVFIDLFFEYDRKRTQLADALFKIIEEKGLPIFEPKVFKIEFIGQLVRRTKKDRASIIAEDVFNDVNFVEDNEIYELAFLIAFETGCRAIDSFYIATAKVRDAILVSNDKIQVESAKKFGVNAFYLIEELEEIKKKLGE; via the coding sequence ATGATTGTCGTTGATACATCAGTTTTCATAGATTTGTTTTTCGAGTATGACAGAAAAAGAACCCAACTTGCAGATGCCCTATTTAAGATTATAGAGGAAAAAGGACTCCCAATTTTTGAGCCTAAAGTATTTAAAATAGAGTTTATTGGGCAACTAGTTAGGAGAACAAAAAAAGACAGAGCCTCAATTATTGCAGAAGATGTCTTTAATGATGTTAACTTTGTTGAAGACAATGAAATTTATGAGCTCGCATTTTTGATAGCATTTGAAACAGGATGCAGGGCGATAGATTCTTTCTACATAGCCACTGCAAAGGTCAGGGATGCAATTCTCGTATCAAACGATAAAATCCAAGTTGAAAGCGCTAAAAAGTTTGGAGTTAATGCCTTCTATTTAATCGAAGAGCTCGAAGAGATAAAGAAAAAGCTTGGTGAGTGA
- a CDS encoding antitoxin AF2212-like protein, whose translation MEEIEVVYEDGVFKPLKRIKLKDGTKGVVIIKLPKRISEIAEKYRIKVKKDVLKEFLEERR comes from the coding sequence ATGGAGGAGATCGAGGTCGTTTATGAGGATGGTGTTTTCAAGCCTTTAAAACGAATAAAACTAAAAGATGGCACGAAGGGAGTCGTGATTATAAAACTACCAAAGCGAATATCCGAGATAGCGGAAAAATATAGGATAAAAGTAAAGAAAGATGTCCTCAAGGAGTTCCTGGAGGAGAGGAGATGA
- a CDS encoding DUF4258 domain-containing protein gives MIVFTEHARLRLRERRIGEEEVEAVLKEPAWRFYDLKGGHQIAIGARKKKDHYLIVVYDQSEDVIEVITVIDVSRSLDKIISRRVESRRWVEL, from the coding sequence GTGATTGTTTTCACTGAGCATGCGAGGCTCAGATTGAGGGAGAGGAGAATTGGTGAGGAAGAAGTTGAAGCCGTCCTAAAGGAGCCTGCATGGAGGTTTTATGATTTAAAAGGTGGTCACCAGATTGCAATTGGTGCTAGGAAGAAGAAAGATCACTACCTGATTGTAGTTTATGATCAAAGTGAGGATGTTATTGAGGTTATAACCGTAATTGACGTGAGCAGAAGTTTGGATAAAATAATTAGCAGGAGAGTAGAGAGCAGGAGGTGGGTTGAGTTATGA
- a CDS encoding glycosyltransferase family 4 protein: MKIAIIYDAVYPWVKGGGEKRTYEISKRLVEMGHEVHWFGLKWWEGKNDIVQDGIYIHGIGKWDTLYVNRRRSISEALYFGIKTLTKLEGKFDVIDCQIFPYFSCFSAKFHSMNDHTPFVITWYEVWNNYWYEYLGKIGIFGKIIEKLVSKLPDMVIAISKKVKNDLTLLGIPPEKIKIIPDGIGFNDIQKVNASNKKYDIIYAGRLIKHKNVDLLLKATSIAKQEIPNIKVGIIGDGPEMGNLKRLTKELKLEKNVHFLGFLKDAKDVYSYMKSSKVFVFPSTREGAGLVTLEANACGLPVITVSHEKNAATEVVINGLNGFICNLSEEDIAEKILYALYKKRQMEKRCIEFAKRYDWDTIAKLTEKAYEEVLR; the protein is encoded by the coding sequence ATGAAAATAGCAATTATTTATGATGCAGTATATCCATGGGTAAAAGGTGGAGGGGAAAAAAGAACCTACGAAATCTCCAAGAGACTTGTTGAAATGGGTCATGAAGTTCACTGGTTTGGATTAAAATGGTGGGAGGGAAAAAATGATATCGTTCAGGATGGTATATATATACATGGAATAGGAAAATGGGATACTTTATATGTTAACCGAAGAAGGTCTATAAGTGAGGCACTATATTTTGGAATCAAAACCTTAACAAAACTAGAGGGAAAATTCGATGTCATCGATTGTCAAATATTTCCATATTTTTCCTGTTTTTCTGCAAAGTTTCACTCTATGAATGACCACACTCCTTTTGTAATTACTTGGTATGAAGTATGGAATAACTACTGGTATGAGTACCTAGGAAAGATTGGGATTTTTGGAAAAATCATAGAGAAATTAGTCTCAAAACTACCAGATATGGTTATAGCAATATCCAAGAAAGTGAAAAATGATCTGACTCTACTAGGAATACCCCCCGAGAAAATTAAAATTATCCCAGATGGAATAGGTTTTAATGACATCCAAAAAGTTAATGCTTCAAATAAGAAATATGATATTATATATGCAGGTAGATTAATAAAGCACAAGAATGTCGACCTATTATTAAAAGCGACTAGCATAGCAAAACAAGAAATCCCTAATATAAAGGTAGGCATCATAGGAGATGGCCCAGAAATGGGGAATTTAAAAAGATTAACAAAGGAATTAAAATTAGAAAAAAATGTGCACTTTTTAGGATTTTTAAAAGATGCAAAAGATGTCTATTCTTACATGAAATCTTCAAAAGTTTTTGTTTTTCCTTCAACAAGAGAAGGTGCAGGACTAGTGACACTTGAAGCAAATGCATGTGGTTTGCCTGTAATCACTGTAAGCCACGAAAAAAATGCGGCCACAGAAGTAGTGATAAACGGACTGAATGGTTTTATTTGTAACCTCTCAGAAGAAGACATAGCAGAGAAAATCCTCTATGCTTTATATAAAAAAAGACAAATGGAGAAAAGATGTATTGAATTTGCAAAAAGATATGATTGGGATACAATTGCAAAATTAACCGAAAAAGCTTATGAGGAGGTGCTAAGATGA
- a CDS encoding putative toxin-antitoxin system toxin component, PIN family, with translation MERAVVDTSVLISAAISKKSSPFKIVELMLLDKIVNHASRETLEEFRRTLVEKVVEGYFTLSFAVKFFEMIEKHSSIVNPKENFNLCRDYEDNKFLDVAYEAKVDYLVTLDRDLLDLRDDKREFKIREHCFKILRPEEFLEELKGE, from the coding sequence ATGGAAAGGGCTGTTGTAGACACTTCAGTTCTCATTTCAGCAGCAATTTCAAAGAAATCCTCACCTTTTAAAATTGTAGAGCTCATGCTCTTAGATAAGATTGTAAATCATGCCTCCAGAGAAACCCTAGAAGAATTCAGAAGGACACTTGTTGAAAAAGTCGTTGAGGGATATTTCACTCTGAGCTTTGCAGTTAAATTCTTTGAGATGATTGAAAAGCACTCATCAATCGTTAATCCAAAAGAAAATTTTAACCTCTGCAGAGATTATGAGGACAATAAATTTTTAGATGTCGCTTATGAAGCAAAAGTGGATTATCTGGTAACCCTTGATAGGGATCTGCTCGATTTGAGAGACGATAAAAGAGAATTCAAAATAAGAGAGCACTGCTTTAAGATACTGAGACCGGAAGAATTTTTGGAAGAGCTGAAAGGTGAATAA
- a CDS encoding DUF2283 domain-containing protein encodes MKVRYDPKTNILYILIKEGEVYDTEEIDEDIWIEYDENGNIMGIEIWNAGEKIIMNALKAIEKQAKAY; translated from the coding sequence ATGAAAGTTAGGTATGATCCAAAAACCAACATCCTTTACATCCTAATCAAAGAGGGCGAAGTTTATGACACTGAAGAAATTGACGAAGACATCTGGATAGAATACGACGAAAACGGAAATATAATGGGCATAGAAATCTGGAACGCTGGAGAAAAAATCATAATGAATGCTCTCAAAGCAATAGAAAAACAAGCAAAAGCTTATTAA
- a CDS encoding glycosyltransferase, translating into MKTLIVIPAYNEELTIGSVVALAKKYGDVLVVDDGSKDRTSEIAESSAVKNKPTLNQMKYNNKHRQEVTHKKSWRD; encoded by the coding sequence ATGAAAACCCTTATAGTGATTCCAGCTTACAACGAGGAATTGACAATCGGCTCAGTTGTGGCTTTAGCTAAGAAGTATGGAGATGTTCTTGTTGTTGATGACGGCTCTAAGGACAGAACCTCTGAGATTGCGGAAAGTTCTGCTGTTAAAAATAAGCCAACTTTGAATCAGATGAAATACAATAACAAGCACAGACAGGAGGTTACACATAAAAAGTCTTGGAGGGACTAA
- a CDS encoding antitoxin family protein, giving the protein MSKPVEAVYENGVLRLTKLIKLPKREKILVYIEEKRFFELIDELELEAREDLDKTLEKTSGEKAL; this is encoded by the coding sequence ATGTCAAAACCCGTTGAAGCTGTCTATGAAAATGGTGTGCTAAGGCTTACAAAGCTAATAAAGCTTCCAAAAAGGGAGAAAATCCTTGTGTATATTGAAGAAAAGAGGTTCTTTGAATTAATTGATGAGCTCGAACTCGAAGCTAGAGAAGATTTAGACAAAACCCTAGAGAAAACATCAGGAGAAAAAGCATTATGA